The Nocardioides campestrisoli genome includes a window with the following:
- a CDS encoding DUF1501 domain-containing protein, whose translation MTAAEPRSCCAEYAAAGISRRGLLRAAGAAAALSTTSVFGSAVVSTSFAPPAFGAVRPAGRVLVVLSMRGAVDGMSLVVPHGDPAYYAARPRIGIPAERLLAKDGFFGLHPNLAPLLPLWESGRMASVHATGLAVPNRSHFAAMEAVEDADPGSRERVGWLNRLIARDAYDHPLRAVGVGTSTPPTSLYGARATSAYRDVKSMALAGADGDQGPRRRRSLQTMWGGVDGPLGAGARSAMAAVADFGPVRAVPEQAQHGATYPRGDLASALAGVARTIRGDVGAEVFTVDHGDWDHHSDLGTLEWGSMQKMAGDFAQALAAFFTDLGPLADRVTVVTISEFGRRTRENANYGLDHGHGNVMLLLGAGVNGGYHGRWPGLTDSSDGDLLVTTDYRSVLAEVAAARLGASPAQTFPGFSPESVGAVSSL comes from the coding sequence ATGACTGCCGCCGAACCCCGCAGCTGCTGCGCCGAGTACGCCGCCGCGGGGATCTCCCGCCGGGGACTGCTGCGGGCGGCCGGGGCCGCGGCGGCCCTGTCCACCACGAGCGTCTTCGGCTCGGCGGTGGTCTCGACCAGCTTCGCGCCGCCGGCCTTCGGCGCCGTGCGCCCGGCGGGCCGGGTGCTGGTGGTGCTGTCGATGCGCGGGGCGGTCGACGGGATGAGCCTGGTCGTGCCGCACGGCGACCCGGCGTACTACGCGGCCCGCCCGCGGATCGGCATCCCCGCGGAGCGGCTGCTGGCCAAGGACGGCTTCTTCGGGCTGCACCCCAACCTGGCGCCGCTGCTCCCGCTGTGGGAGTCGGGGCGGATGGCCAGCGTGCACGCCACCGGCCTGGCGGTGCCCAACCGCTCGCACTTCGCGGCGATGGAGGCGGTCGAGGACGCCGACCCGGGGTCGCGGGAGCGGGTGGGCTGGCTCAACCGGCTGATCGCCCGCGACGCCTACGACCACCCGTTGCGCGCGGTCGGGGTGGGCACCTCCACCCCGCCCACGTCCCTGTACGGCGCGCGCGCCACCTCGGCGTACCGGGACGTGAAGTCGATGGCCCTCGCCGGCGCCGACGGCGACCAGGGGCCGCGGCGCCGGCGCTCGCTGCAGACGATGTGGGGCGGGGTGGACGGGCCGCTGGGCGCGGGCGCCCGGTCGGCGATGGCGGCGGTGGCCGACTTCGGCCCGGTGCGCGCGGTGCCCGAGCAGGCGCAGCACGGCGCGACCTACCCCCGGGGCGACCTGGCCTCGGCCCTGGCCGGGGTGGCCCGGACGATCCGCGGCGACGTCGGTGCGGAGGTCTTCACCGTCGACCACGGCGACTGGGACCACCACAGCGACCTGGGCACGCTGGAGTGGGGCTCGATGCAGAAGATGGCAGGTGACTTCGCCCAGGCGCTCGCGGCGTTCTTCACCGACCTCGGCCCGCTGGCCGACCGGGTGACGGTGGTGACGATCTCGGAGTTCGGCCGGCGTACCCGGGAGAACGCCAACTACGGGCTCGACCACGGGCACGGCAACGTGATGCTGCTCCTCGGCGCGGGGGTGAACGGCGGCTACCACGGTCGCTGGCCAGGCCTGACCGACAGCAGCGACGGCGACCTGCTGGTCACCACCGACTACCGCTCGGTGCTGGCCGAGGTCGCGGCGGCGCGGCTGGGCGCCTCCCCCGCCCAGACCTTCCCGGGGTTCTCCCCGGAATCGGTCGGGGCGGTCAGCTCGCTGTAG
- a CDS encoding DUF421 domain-containing protein, which yields MPDFASIFVPTAPILELVLRGTVTFLALMLLMRLVGQRESGGLGLTDLLLVVLVVDASSAGLTGEASSIGDGLVLVVTLLCWSVALDAVGYRWPRLGRVLKARPKPLIRDGELDRRVMRREFMTYDEVMSQLRLHGIEDVARVRRAYLEPNGMVSVLLSEASAGDNAEDALRPPAV from the coding sequence ATGCCTGACTTCGCCTCGATCTTCGTGCCCACGGCGCCGATCCTCGAGCTGGTGCTGCGCGGCACCGTGACCTTCCTGGCCCTGATGCTGCTGATGCGCCTGGTCGGCCAGCGGGAGTCCGGAGGGCTCGGCCTCACCGACCTGCTGCTGGTCGTCCTCGTGGTCGACGCCTCCAGCGCGGGGCTGACCGGGGAGGCCAGCTCGATCGGCGACGGCCTGGTCCTGGTGGTCACGCTGCTGTGCTGGAGCGTGGCGCTGGACGCGGTGGGCTACCGGTGGCCCCGGCTGGGTCGGGTGCTGAAGGCGAGGCCGAAGCCGCTGATCCGCGACGGCGAGCTCGACCGGCGGGTGATGCGCCGCGAGTTCATGACCTACGACGAGGTGATGTCCCAGCTGCGGCTGCACGGGATCGAGGACGTCGCCCGGGTCCGTCGTGCCTACCTGGAGCCCAACGGGATGGTCAGCGTGCTGCTGTCCGAGGCGTCAGCCGGTGACAACGCCGAGGACGCCCTGCGACCTCCCGCCGTCTGA
- a CDS encoding DUF1800 domain-containing protein encodes MAASVSSRRALLRAGSVGTGTALLTALPATAEAARGPRKKSGKSRPKRGKARKRTASSAATLHALSRFSYGWTPDLAREVTKARSFERWFDRQVTGGYPDTFYETSATWWPSVNAAPEEIWARDKAGVETMWDADANYQRWVLARRIHSRRQVLEVMTELWENHLHVPARGEGAALFRAAYGKAVRSHALGKYAELLRVAVTHPAMGVHLDNAVSTKRAPNENLGRELLELFTLGAGHYSEADVRDSARILTGLRVDTWKTWRVWYDPESHATGPVSVAGFTHANGSADGQPVLRAYLDHLARHPQTARTVARRIAVRFVSDEPSERLVAKLARVYLDSDTAVVPVLRALIADQEFAASRGAKVRTAPDDLVATYRALRVQLRRPTGPEAAANAILWQAGDLGTYPFAWPRPDGLPDHAAAWSSTSRFLASLRVHLNLAGGWWPKQDVKHRPHRAWVPLSRKRRSIRFDELVDHLSEELLGRSAPRSLVRAACQATGLKQRSRIDKDHALVKWQMPHLLTVFLDSPFHLTR; translated from the coding sequence ATGGCCGCCTCCGTCTCCTCCCGTCGCGCCCTGCTCCGGGCGGGCTCCGTCGGAACCGGTACGGCGCTGCTCACCGCCCTGCCCGCCACCGCCGAGGCCGCCCGAGGGCCCAGGAAGAAGTCGGGAAAGAGCCGGCCCAAGCGCGGGAAGGCCCGCAAGCGCACCGCCTCCTCGGCCGCGACCCTGCACGCGCTCTCCCGGTTCAGCTACGGCTGGACCCCCGACCTGGCGCGCGAGGTCACGAAGGCCCGCTCGTTCGAGCGGTGGTTCGACCGGCAGGTCACCGGCGGCTACCCCGACACCTTCTACGAGACCTCGGCGACCTGGTGGCCCTCGGTCAACGCCGCTCCCGAGGAGATCTGGGCGCGGGACAAGGCCGGCGTGGAGACGATGTGGGACGCCGACGCCAACTACCAGCGCTGGGTGCTGGCGCGGCGCATCCACTCGCGCCGCCAGGTGCTGGAGGTGATGACCGAGCTCTGGGAGAACCACCTGCACGTGCCGGCCCGCGGCGAGGGTGCGGCGCTGTTCCGGGCGGCGTACGGCAAGGCGGTGCGCTCGCACGCGCTGGGCAAGTACGCCGAGCTGCTGCGGGTCGCGGTCACCCACCCCGCGATGGGGGTGCACCTGGACAACGCGGTCTCCACCAAGCGGGCGCCCAACGAGAACCTGGGGCGCGAGCTGCTGGAGCTCTTCACCCTGGGGGCGGGCCACTACTCCGAGGCCGACGTGCGGGACTCCGCGCGGATCCTCACCGGCCTGCGCGTGGACACCTGGAAGACCTGGCGGGTCTGGTACGACCCCGAGTCGCACGCCACCGGACCGGTCTCGGTCGCGGGCTTCACCCACGCCAACGGCTCCGCCGACGGCCAGCCGGTGCTGCGGGCCTACCTCGACCACCTGGCGCGGCACCCGCAGACCGCGCGCACCGTGGCCCGCAGGATCGCCGTCCGGTTCGTCTCCGACGAGCCGTCGGAGCGGCTCGTGGCCAAGCTGGCCCGGGTCTACCTCGACTCCGACACCGCCGTCGTCCCGGTGCTCCGGGCGCTGATCGCCGACCAGGAGTTCGCGGCCTCGCGCGGCGCCAAGGTGCGCACTGCTCCCGACGACCTGGTGGCCACCTACCGGGCGCTGCGGGTGCAGCTGCGCCGCCCGACCGGCCCCGAGGCGGCGGCCAACGCGATCCTGTGGCAGGCCGGCGACCTGGGCACCTACCCGTTCGCCTGGCCGCGCCCCGACGGGCTGCCCGACCACGCGGCTGCCTGGTCGTCCACCTCCCGGTTCCTGGCCTCGCTGCGGGTGCACCTCAACCTGGCCGGCGGCTGGTGGCCCAAGCAGGACGTCAAGCACCGGCCGCACCGCGCCTGGGTGCCGCTGAGCCGCAAGCGGCGCTCGATCCGGTTCGACGAGCTGGTCGACCACCTCAGCGAGGAGCTGCTCGGCCGGTCGGCGCCGCGCAGCCTGGTCCGGGCCGCCTGCCAGGCCACGGGGCTCAAGCAGCGCAGCCGCATCGACAAGGACCACGCGCTGGTGAAGTGGCAGATGCCGCACCTGCTCACCGTCTTCCTCGACTCCCCGTTCCACCTGACCCGATGA
- a CDS encoding CPBP family intramembrane glutamic endopeptidase, producing MEVGSGARTEGRVAAWLRRALWDMVPRDQRDTPAALRRRQVVTALVLIVGALTLGWSLRIEPGDGLFYVATFALAAVWTVGSFASGRLHLGRIAFGDRLTRPVLTPLVIGFGLAGVFVAGALVVRQIPWLDEQVRSVLDFADQGSVPLLVLITTVNGIAEELFFRGAVYAAVPRHPVLWTSLAYLVVTLATGNVMLAFAAALLGVLCGLERRASGGILAPILTHLSWSLTMLLVLPLVFG from the coding sequence ATGGAGGTCGGGAGCGGGGCGAGGACCGAGGGGCGCGTCGCGGCGTGGCTGCGGCGGGCCCTGTGGGACATGGTCCCCCGCGACCAGCGCGACACCCCCGCGGCGCTGCGCCGGCGCCAGGTGGTCACCGCGCTGGTGCTCATCGTCGGTGCGCTCACCCTCGGCTGGTCGCTGCGGATCGAGCCCGGTGACGGCCTCTTCTACGTCGCCACGTTCGCGCTGGCCGCGGTCTGGACCGTGGGCTCCTTCGCCTCGGGCCGCCTGCACCTGGGCCGGATCGCCTTCGGTGACCGGCTCACCCGGCCGGTGCTCACCCCGCTGGTCATCGGCTTCGGCCTGGCCGGGGTCTTCGTGGCCGGCGCGCTGGTGGTGCGCCAGATCCCCTGGCTCGACGAGCAGGTGCGCTCGGTGCTCGACTTCGCCGACCAGGGCTCGGTGCCGCTGCTGGTGCTGATCACCACGGTCAACGGGATCGCGGAGGAGCTCTTCTTCCGGGGAGCGGTGTACGCCGCGGTGCCGCGGCACCCGGTGCTCTGGACGAGCCTGGCCTACCTGGTCGTCACCCTGGCCACCGGCAACGTGATGCTCGCCTTCGCCGCCGCGCTGCTCGGCGTGCTGTGCGGCCTGGAGCGGCGCGCCTCGGGCGGCATCCTGGCGCCGATCCTCACCCACCTGAGCTGGTCGCTGACCATGCTGCTGGTGCTGCCGCTGGTCTTCGGCTGA
- a CDS encoding pyridoxamine 5'-phosphate oxidase family protein: MSSDFVPGPLDEAEVWEFLRGHELGRLAFHLLDEVHIAPINYAVDHDTLLFRTAEGSKLLGVVMNSDVAFEVDEHDEQQATSVVIRGVARKLEEDEEHRAEHVPLRPWVDSLKYNVVEIRPTEISGRRFHLDRPWLHMRPGA; encoded by the coding sequence ATGAGCAGCGACTTTGTCCCGGGACCCCTCGACGAGGCGGAGGTGTGGGAGTTCCTGCGCGGCCACGAGCTCGGCCGCCTCGCCTTCCACCTCCTCGACGAGGTGCACATCGCGCCGATCAACTACGCCGTCGACCACGACACCCTGCTCTTCCGCACCGCGGAGGGCAGCAAGCTCCTCGGGGTGGTGATGAACTCCGACGTGGCCTTCGAGGTCGACGAGCACGACGAGCAGCAGGCGACCAGCGTGGTGATCCGCGGGGTCGCCCGCAAGCTCGAGGAGGACGAGGAGCACCGTGCCGAGCACGTGCCCCTGCGTCCGTGGGTCGACTCGCTGAAGTACAACGTGGTCGAGATCCGGCCGACCGAGATCTCCGGCCGCCGGTTCCACCTCGACCGCCCCTGGCTGCACATGCGCCCCGGCGCCTGA
- a CDS encoding class II glutamine amidotransferase → MCRLLGYVRRTPTSVEELLGPDGLEGFTALTAVHADGWGMAWQDPEGSTHSVSSPGSAATDPEYAELVRKPLGRAGFVHLRWATGGLPVRPENTHPFVEGDYAFAHNGHVSPIGELESLLKPETREALVGDTDSERYFRFVKQSVDEHGDVESGVRHALGHLLRDFPDCSLNALMLTPTHMVAIHVNSRATSPRQGLRDLFDNEDDVPPRHLTEYFAMDYRTDEDGLTIISSGLDEPGWTAVPDDMAVMVDLETLELTRLDPVEALAEQALG, encoded by the coding sequence ATGTGCCGCTTGCTGGGCTATGTCCGACGTACGCCGACCTCGGTGGAGGAGCTGCTGGGGCCGGACGGCCTGGAGGGCTTCACCGCGCTCACCGCGGTGCACGCCGACGGCTGGGGGATGGCCTGGCAGGACCCGGAGGGCAGCACCCACTCGGTCTCCTCGCCCGGCTCCGCGGCGACCGACCCGGAGTACGCCGAGCTGGTCCGCAAGCCCCTGGGCCGCGCGGGCTTCGTGCACCTGCGCTGGGCCACCGGCGGCCTCCCGGTGCGCCCGGAGAACACCCACCCGTTCGTCGAGGGCGACTACGCGTTCGCGCACAACGGGCACGTCTCCCCGATCGGCGAGCTCGAGTCGCTGCTCAAGCCCGAGACCCGCGAGGCGCTGGTCGGTGACACCGACAGCGAGCGGTACTTCCGCTTCGTCAAGCAGTCCGTCGACGAGCACGGCGACGTGGAGAGCGGGGTTCGGCACGCGCTGGGCCACCTGCTCCGGGACTTCCCGGACTGCAGCCTCAACGCGCTGATGCTGACCCCGACCCACATGGTCGCGATCCACGTCAACAGCCGGGCCACCTCGCCCCGCCAGGGCCTGCGCGACCTCTTCGACAACGAGGACGACGTCCCGCCCCGCCACCTGACGGAGTACTTCGCGATGGACTACCGCACCGACGAGGACGGCCTGACCATCATCTCCAGCGGTCTCGACGAGCCCGGCTGGACCGCCGTGCCCGACGACATGGCGGTGATGGTCGACCTGGAGACCCTGGAGCTGACCAGGCTGGACCCGGTGGAGGCGCTGGCCGAGCAGGCGCTGGGGTGA
- a CDS encoding flavin-containing monooxygenase yields the protein MSAHEVQHSEGQHVDVLIIGAGLSGVGAASQLSRELPGKSYLVLERRPRMGGTWDLFRYPGVRSDSDMFTLGYRFKPWRGEKALADGASILEYVKETAAEHGVDRHVRYDRTVRSADWDSDAALWTVTVETRREDVGGGMITAHETYTCSFLWACSGYYDYDRGYLPELPGLADFGGTVVHPQHWPEGLDYAGKRVVVIGSGATAVTLVPAMALPGVEEGGAAHVTMLQRSPTYVLPVPGVDKIGRAVKRVLPEKASYVVTRWKNVAQATILFQASQKWPGPVRRMIRKLNAKMLPEGYPVDVHFKPTYGPWDQRMCLVPDGDLFAAIRSGDAAVATGTIETFDETGIRLTDGTHLDADLVVTATGLNLLAFGGMELRLDGKPVDVTQTMAYKAMMLSGVPNFAYTIGYTNASWTLKADLVAEYVCRLLAHLDETGARSAVPVRDPEVGEEPFMDFGAGYVLRALDRLPKQGSVEPWKLRQNYVHDVRTIRRGAIDDGVLAFR from the coding sequence ATGAGCGCTCACGAGGTCCAGCACAGCGAGGGCCAGCACGTCGACGTCCTGATCATCGGTGCCGGCCTGTCGGGCGTCGGCGCGGCCAGCCAGCTGAGCCGCGAGCTGCCCGGCAAGAGCTACCTGGTGCTCGAGCGCCGCCCCCGGATGGGCGGCACCTGGGACCTGTTCCGCTACCCCGGCGTCCGGTCGGACTCCGACATGTTCACCCTCGGCTACCGGTTCAAGCCGTGGCGCGGGGAGAAGGCGCTGGCCGACGGCGCCTCGATCCTGGAGTACGTCAAGGAGACGGCCGCCGAGCACGGGGTCGACCGGCACGTGCGATACGACCGCACGGTCCGCTCCGCCGACTGGGACTCCGACGCCGCACTCTGGACGGTCACCGTCGAGACCCGCCGCGAGGACGTGGGCGGCGGGATGATCACCGCGCACGAGACCTACACCTGCTCCTTCCTGTGGGCGTGCAGCGGCTACTACGACTACGACCGGGGCTACCTGCCCGAGCTGCCCGGCCTTGCCGACTTCGGCGGCACCGTGGTGCACCCCCAGCACTGGCCCGAAGGCCTGGACTACGCCGGCAAGCGGGTGGTGGTGATCGGCTCCGGCGCGACCGCGGTGACCCTGGTGCCGGCGATGGCGCTGCCGGGAGTCGAGGAGGGCGGGGCGGCGCACGTGACCATGCTGCAGCGCTCCCCGACGTACGTGCTCCCGGTGCCGGGCGTGGACAAGATCGGCCGGGCGGTCAAGCGGGTGCTGCCGGAGAAGGCGTCGTACGTCGTGACCCGGTGGAAGAACGTCGCCCAGGCGACGATCCTCTTCCAGGCCTCGCAGAAGTGGCCCGGCCCGGTGCGCCGGATGATCCGCAAGCTCAACGCCAAGATGCTGCCCGAGGGCTACCCGGTCGACGTGCACTTCAAGCCGACCTACGGCCCGTGGGACCAGCGGATGTGCCTGGTCCCCGACGGCGACCTGTTCGCCGCGATCCGCAGCGGCGACGCGGCGGTGGCGACCGGCACCATCGAGACGTTCGACGAGACCGGCATCCGGCTGACCGACGGGACGCACCTGGACGCCGACCTGGTGGTCACCGCCACCGGCCTCAACCTGCTCGCCTTCGGCGGGATGGAGCTGCGCCTCGACGGCAAGCCCGTCGACGTCACGCAGACGATGGCCTACAAGGCGATGATGCTCTCCGGCGTGCCGAACTTCGCCTACACGATCGGCTACACCAACGCGTCCTGGACGCTCAAGGCCGACCTGGTCGCCGAGTACGTCTGCCGGCTGCTGGCGCACCTGGACGAGACGGGTGCCCGCTCCGCCGTGCCGGTCCGCGACCCCGAGGTGGGCGAGGAGCCGTTCATGGACTTCGGTGCCGGCTACGTGCTGCGCGCGCTCGACCGGCTGCCCAAGCAGGGCTCGGTCGAGCCGTGGAAGCTGCGGCAGAACTACGTGCACGACGTGCGGACGATCCGGCGCGGTGCGATCGACGACGGGGTGCTCGCGTTCCGGTGA
- a CDS encoding DEAD/DEAH box helicase — MNFAELGVPSNLSAVLEAQGITVPTPIQAATLPDSLAGRDVLGRGRTGSGKTFAFLLPLVARLDASKMPAMPRKPRALIMAPTRELVTQIRESLLPLAAEAGLTTQTVFGGVGQGPQVAGLKKGVDIVIACPGRLEDLMGQGHCDLSAIEVTILDEADHMADLGFLPGVKRIMDKTPKQGQRLLFSATLDKAIDVLVKRYLTNPVTHQADSAQSPVAKMSHHVLHVGREQRVPVLVDLTSAPGRTVIFTRTKHGAKALARQLNSKGVPAVELHGNLSQNARTRNMDAFHSGKASTLVATDVAARGIHVDDVALVVHADPPAEHKAYLHRSGRTARAGAEGTVVTLMTDEQVRDVRDLTRLAGIKPTTTKVTSLGHPILVQLAPGERTLVPGGYAPPAPVGARSAGEPGQARQGGGGRGRGRRSGGGAKPGAKPAAQGGQSRGGQSRRAGAGAASGAGASTGGQRSGQGRSRRGGSGSASVYSTSTGGSSHTAASFSGRR; from the coding sequence ATGAACTTCGCCGAACTCGGCGTGCCCTCGAACCTGTCCGCAGTGCTCGAGGCCCAAGGAATCACCGTCCCCACCCCGATCCAGGCCGCGACGCTGCCTGACTCGCTGGCCGGGCGCGACGTGCTCGGCCGCGGCCGCACCGGCTCGGGCAAGACCTTCGCCTTCCTGCTGCCGCTGGTGGCCCGCCTCGACGCGAGCAAGATGCCGGCGATGCCGCGCAAGCCGCGCGCGCTGATCATGGCGCCGACCCGCGAGCTGGTCACCCAGATCCGCGAGTCGCTGCTGCCGCTGGCCGCGGAGGCCGGGCTCACCACCCAGACCGTCTTCGGCGGCGTGGGCCAGGGCCCGCAGGTCGCCGGTCTGAAGAAGGGCGTCGACATCGTCATCGCCTGCCCCGGCCGGCTCGAGGACCTGATGGGCCAGGGCCACTGCGACCTGTCCGCGATCGAGGTCACCATCCTCGACGAGGCCGACCACATGGCCGACCTGGGCTTCCTGCCCGGCGTCAAGCGGATCATGGACAAGACCCCGAAGCAGGGCCAGCGGCTGCTCTTCTCCGCGACCCTGGACAAGGCGATCGACGTCCTGGTCAAGCGCTACCTGACCAACCCGGTCACCCACCAGGCCGACTCGGCGCAGTCGCCGGTCGCCAAGATGTCGCACCACGTGCTGCACGTGGGCCGCGAGCAGCGGGTGCCGGTGCTGGTCGACCTGACCAGCGCGCCGGGCCGCACGGTGATCTTCACCCGCACCAAGCACGGCGCCAAGGCGCTGGCCCGCCAGCTCAACAGCAAGGGCGTGCCCGCCGTCGAGCTGCACGGCAACCTGTCGCAGAACGCGCGCACCCGGAACATGGACGCCTTCCACTCCGGCAAGGCCTCCACCCTGGTGGCCACCGACGTCGCGGCCCGCGGCATCCACGTCGACGACGTGGCGCTGGTCGTGCACGCCGACCCGCCGGCCGAGCACAAGGCCTACCTGCACCGCTCGGGCCGTACCGCCCGCGCCGGTGCCGAGGGCACCGTGGTGACCCTGATGACCGACGAGCAGGTGCGCGACGTGCGCGACCTGACCCGGCTGGCCGGCATCAAGCCGACCACCACCAAGGTCACCTCGCTGGGTCACCCGATCCTGGTCCAGCTGGCCCCGGGCGAGCGCACGCTGGTCCCGGGCGGTTACGCACCCCCGGCTCCGGTGGGCGCTCGCAGCGCCGGCGAGCCGGGCCAGGCGCGTCAGGGTGGCGGCGGTCGCGGCCGTGGCCGTCGTTCCGGCGGCGGTGCCAAGCCCGGCGCCAAGCCGGCCGCCCAGGGCGGCCAGTCCCGCGGCGGTCAGTCGCGCCGCGCGGGGGCAGGTGCCGCGAGCGGTGCCGGCGCCTCGACCGGTGGTCAGCGGAGCGGCCAGGGTCGCAGCCGTCGCGGCGGCTCCGGCAGCGCCTCGGTCTACAGCACCTCCACCGGCGGCTCCTCGCACACCGCCGCCTCGTTCAGCGGACGCCGCTGA
- a CDS encoding carboxylate-amine ligase, translated as MGVEEELLLVDPTTGAPAPRAAQVLRAAAVREENDPAPATEEGGSLGHELQKSQVETDTPPEATLEGLESSLRAWRERTRASALEVGARVLATGTSPLEGRTGHLRTPRFDAMAARYGLTMAEQLTCGCHVHVDVEDDEEGVAVLDRIRVWLPSLLAISANSPWVNGVDTAYESYRSQMMIRWPSSGPTPVFGSVKAYRAHVDAMLATEVLLDEGMVYSDARVSAQHPTVEVRAADVCLDVRDTVLVAALSRALVETASREWREGRPVPTAEVPVLRLATWQAGRYGLTGNLVCPTSCVPRSARAVIDGLLEHVDGALGTYGDREAVHAGVARLFTTGTGSARQRELLAGSDPAAVVSHLARITSGEEE; from the coding sequence ATGGGTGTTGAGGAAGAGCTGCTGCTGGTCGACCCGACGACGGGAGCGCCGGCCCCGCGGGCGGCTCAGGTGCTGCGCGCCGCGGCCGTCCGCGAGGAGAACGATCCCGCGCCCGCCACCGAGGAGGGCGGGTCGCTGGGCCACGAGCTGCAGAAGAGCCAGGTGGAGACCGACACCCCGCCGGAGGCCACGCTGGAGGGCCTCGAGTCGTCCCTGCGCGCCTGGCGCGAGCGGACCCGCGCGAGCGCCCTGGAGGTCGGCGCCCGGGTCCTGGCCACCGGCACCTCCCCGCTGGAGGGCCGCACCGGCCACCTCCGCACTCCGCGGTTCGACGCGATGGCGGCGCGCTACGGCCTGACCATGGCCGAGCAGCTGACCTGCGGGTGCCACGTGCACGTCGACGTGGAGGACGACGAGGAGGGCGTCGCGGTCCTGGACCGGATCCGGGTCTGGCTCCCGTCGCTGCTGGCGATCAGCGCCAACTCCCCGTGGGTCAACGGCGTCGACACGGCGTACGAGAGCTACCGCTCGCAGATGATGATCCGCTGGCCGAGCAGCGGCCCGACGCCGGTCTTCGGGTCGGTCAAGGCCTACCGGGCGCACGTGGACGCGATGCTCGCCACCGAGGTGCTGCTCGACGAGGGGATGGTCTACTCCGACGCGCGGGTCTCGGCGCAGCACCCGACCGTCGAGGTGCGCGCCGCCGACGTCTGCCTCGACGTGCGCGACACCGTGCTGGTGGCCGCGCTGAGCCGCGCGCTGGTCGAGACCGCGTCGCGGGAGTGGCGCGAGGGCCGGCCGGTGCCCACCGCGGAGGTGCCGGTGCTGCGGCTGGCGACCTGGCAGGCGGGCCGCTACGGCCTGACCGGAAACCTGGTCTGCCCGACCTCCTGCGTCCCGCGCTCGGCGCGCGCGGTGATCGACGGCCTGCTCGAGCACGTGGACGGCGCCCTGGGCACGTACGGCGACCGCGAGGCTGTGCACGCCGGTGTCGCCCGGCTCTTCACCACCGGCACCGGATCGGCCCGCCAGCGCGAGCTGCTGGCCGGCTCCGACCCGGCGGCGGTGGTCTCCCACCTGGCGCGGATCACCTCGGGCGAGGAGGAGTAG
- a CDS encoding NAD(P)H-binding protein: MASHTVLVTGATGFVGSRLVPALLEEGHDVRAMTRRPEAYDGPGTPVGADVTDAESLAKAMAGADVAVYLVHSLDRDDFEDEDALAARTFGAQAAKAGVEQIVYLGGLGDEDGELSAHLRSRRQVERLLGEGGVPVTVLRAAIVVGHGGVSWEITRQLVKNLPAMVVPKWAETRTQPIALDDVTRYLVGVVGREEARDRIFEIGGPEVLTYRRMLELASEVMLGEARPIVPVPVFTPKLSSYWLALVTDIDATTGRNLIDSMGTEVVVSDTSIRDLVPFEPTSYEEAVRRALEEAGR, from the coding sequence ATGGCCTCGCACACCGTCCTCGTCACAGGCGCCACCGGCTTCGTCGGCAGCCGGCTGGTCCCGGCGCTGCTGGAGGAGGGGCACGACGTCCGGGCGATGACCCGACGGCCGGAGGCGTACGACGGCCCGGGCACGCCGGTGGGCGCCGACGTCACCGACGCCGAGAGCCTGGCGAAGGCGATGGCGGGCGCGGACGTGGCGGTCTACCTGGTCCACTCCCTGGACCGCGACGACTTCGAGGACGAGGACGCCCTCGCGGCCCGCACCTTCGGCGCCCAGGCGGCCAAGGCCGGGGTCGAGCAGATCGTCTACCTCGGCGGGCTGGGCGACGAGGACGGCGAGCTCTCCGCACACCTGCGCAGCCGCCGCCAGGTGGAGCGGCTGCTGGGCGAGGGCGGGGTGCCGGTGACGGTGCTCCGTGCGGCGATCGTGGTCGGGCACGGCGGCGTCTCCTGGGAGATCACCCGCCAGCTGGTGAAGAACCTCCCGGCGATGGTGGTGCCGAAGTGGGCCGAGACCCGCACCCAGCCGATCGCGCTGGACGACGTGACCCGCTACCTGGTCGGGGTGGTGGGCCGGGAGGAGGCCAGGGACCGGATCTTCGAGATCGGCGGGCCCGAGGTGCTGACCTACCGCCGGATGCTCGAGCTCGCCTCGGAGGTGATGCTCGGCGAGGCGAGGCCGATCGTCCCGGTCCCGGTCTTCACGCCCAAGCTCTCGTCGTACTGGCTGGCGCTGGTCACCGACATCGACGCCACCACCGGCCGCAACCTGATCGACTCGATGGGCACCGAGGTGGTCGTCTCCGACACCTCGATCCGCGACCTGGTCCCGTTCGAGCCGACCAGCTACGAGGAGGCGGTCCGCCGCGCGTTGGAGGAGGCCGGGCGCTGA